TCTGATACAGATCGGTAATTAACCGCTGCGCGGGCTCCAGCTCATCATCGTGCAAAATTGTATTCAGCGTCACAAAGATTTTCGCGCCGTAGCGATGGGCGAAAGGCACCAGTTCGGCGATATCTTTCAGGCTGTTACTGGCGTTATGACGCGCGCCAAACCCCGGTCCGCCAATATAAACGGCATCTGCGCCGTGCAAAATGGCTTCACGCGCAATGGCGGTATCCCGGGCCGGGCTTAACAATTCAAGGTGATGAGGCTGCTGGCGCATACAGTTGTTATCATCCACAAGCGATAAAAATGGCGGCTATTGTAGTCACAAGCGCGGCTTTTCGAAATAGTTTTCCCGATTAACTGCGCGGGTAATGGATCAACGAATGAAAGTGCACCGTTTGTTCACTGCTGTTACGGTAGCTATGCGCCCGGTCTCCGGCAAAACGCACGCCCTCGCCGGATTTAAAGGTGCGCCACTGCCCCTCAATACACATATCCAGCAGCCCATTTATCACTACCACGTGCTCTATCACGCCGGTTTCATGCGGAGTGGATTCGCTGAGTGCGCCGGGCGCCAGCAGTATCGAAAAATGATCGAAGCACAACTGCGGATCCCACGGAAACAGCGGCGTGACGACCATCGCCTGCTGCTGGGGATCGAATGTCGGCGCGCCGTCTGACTCCGGCGGTGAAATGAAGGTTGAAAACGGGACGTTCAGTCCGG
The Citrobacter arsenatis DNA segment above includes these coding regions:
- a CDS encoding helix-turn-helix domain-containing protein — protein: MDNLTHYLATTLRTLRHQREWSLSRLAEETGVSKAMLGQIERNESSPTVATLWKIATGLNVPFSTFISPPESDGAPTFDPQQQAMVVTPLFPWDPQLCFDHFSILLAPGALSESTPHETGVIEHVVVINGLLDMCIEGQWRTFKSGEGVRFAGDRAHSYRNSSEQTVHFHSLIHYPRS